Proteins encoded by one window of Cupriavidus sp. EM10:
- the tgt gene encoding tRNA guanosine(34) transglycosylase Tgt has product MLNFELLTTDGNARRGRVTLNHGVVETPIFMPVGTYGSVKAMSPLELNEIGAQIILGNTFHLWLRPGLDVVDTHQGLHKFIGWDKPILTDSGGFQVFSLGELRKITEEGVTFASPVNGDKLFLSPEISMQIQRTLNSDIVMQFDECTPYEIDGRPATHDEAARSMRMSLRWAKRSRDEFDRLANPNALFGIVQGGMFEDLRDESLAGLSELDFHGYAIGGLSVGEPKEDMMRVLEHVGPRLPAHKPHYLMGVGTPEDLVAGVAHGVDMFDCVMPTRNARNGWLFTRFGDVKIRNAAHRNDPRPLDEQCGCYTCRNFSRAYLHHLHRVGEILGARLNTIHNLYYYLELMREMRTAIEEHRFEAFRRQFAEDRARGTK; this is encoded by the coding sequence ATGCTGAATTTCGAACTGCTGACCACCGATGGCAACGCCCGCCGTGGCCGCGTCACGCTAAACCACGGCGTAGTGGAAACGCCAATTTTCATGCCCGTAGGCACTTACGGATCGGTCAAGGCGATGTCGCCGCTGGAACTGAACGAGATCGGCGCCCAGATCATCCTCGGCAACACGTTCCACCTTTGGCTGCGCCCGGGCCTGGACGTGGTGGACACCCATCAGGGCCTGCACAAGTTCATCGGCTGGGACAAGCCGATCCTGACCGATTCGGGCGGCTTCCAGGTGTTTTCGCTTGGAGAACTGCGCAAGATCACCGAAGAAGGCGTCACGTTTGCATCACCGGTGAATGGCGACAAGCTGTTCCTGTCGCCCGAGATCTCGATGCAGATCCAGCGCACGCTGAATTCGGACATCGTCATGCAGTTCGACGAATGCACGCCCTACGAGATCGACGGCCGCCCGGCCACGCATGACGAGGCAGCCCGCTCGATGCGCATGAGCCTGCGCTGGGCCAAGCGATCGCGCGACGAATTCGACCGACTGGCCAACCCGAACGCGCTGTTCGGCATCGTCCAGGGCGGCATGTTCGAGGACTTGCGCGACGAATCGCTGGCCGGCCTGTCCGAGCTGGACTTCCACGGCTACGCCATCGGCGGCCTGTCGGTGGGCGAGCCCAAGGAAGACATGATGCGCGTGCTCGAACACGTGGGCCCGCGCCTGCCGGCCCACAAGCCGCACTACCTGATGGGCGTGGGCACGCCCGAAGACCTGGTGGCCGGCGTGGCGCACGGCGTGGACATGTTCGACTGCGTCATGCCCACCCGCAACGCCCGCAACGGCTGGCTGTTCACCCGCTTCGGCGACGTCAAGATCCGCAACGCGGCGCACCGCAACGACCCGCGCCCGCTGGACGAGCAGTGCGGCTGCTACACGTGCCGCAACTTCTCGCGCGCGTACCTGCACCACCTGCACCGTGTGGGCGAGATCCTGGGCGCACGCCTCAACACCATCCACAACCTCTATTACTACCTGGAACTGATGCGCGAAATGCGCACGGCCATCGAGGAACACCGCTTCGAGGCGTTCCGCCGCCAGTTCGCCGAAGACCGCGCGCGCGGCACCAAATAG
- the yajC gene encoding preprotein translocase subunit YajC, with protein MLISNAFAQTAGAGGAAGGLMSFLPIILMFAVLWFIMIRPQMKRQKESKAMLEALAKNDEVVTAGGILGRVTKVNENYVTLEVAEGTEITVQKNAVTTVLPKGSLKSL; from the coding sequence GTGCTGATTTCGAACGCTTTTGCGCAGACCGCCGGTGCCGGCGGCGCGGCCGGTGGCCTGATGAGCTTCCTGCCGATCATCCTGATGTTCGCGGTGCTGTGGTTCATCATGATCCGCCCGCAGATGAAGCGCCAGAAGGAATCGAAGGCCATGCTGGAAGCCCTGGCAAAGAACGACGAAGTCGTGACCGCCGGCGGTATCCTGGGCCGTGTGACCAAGGTCAACGAGAACTATGTAACGCTGGAAGTGGCCGAAGGCACGGAAATCACCGTGCAGAAGAACGCCGTGACCACCGTGCTGCCGAAGGGCTCGCTGAAGTCGCTCTGA
- the secD gene encoding protein translocase subunit SecD: MNRYPLWKYIVILVALAIGITYTLPNFFGEAPAVQVSSAKATVKVDLSMQKHVEEILAQNQLQPDGIFFDVAGQSGSVKARFRTTDEQLKAKDVLSRSLNPDANDPTYVVALNLLSGSPRWLTALHALPMYLGLDLRGGVHFLLQVDMKGAVDKKLDSLSGDARTLLRDKNVRHGGIERDGDRLTVRFSNADDANRARGILADNLRELAFSIDGTNVVGVFTDAARKTVQDAAVKQNITTLHNRVNELGVAEPVIQQQGADRIVVQLPGVQDTAKAKDIIGRTATLEARLADPAIRNPRPGDPVPFGDELFTQGNGAPVMLRKQVIFTGDRIESASAGFDQNQRPSVNIKLDAQGGRVLRDVSRENIGKPMGIVLFEKGKGEVLTVATIQSELGSSFQITGSYSTEAANDLALLLRAGSLAAPMEIIEERTIGPSLGADNIQKGFDSVAYGFAAIAAFMVLYYMLFGVFSVLALGINLLLLIAVLSMLQATLTLPGIAAIALVLGMAIDANVLINERIREELRAGASPQMAIAIGFDRAWATILDSNVTTLIAGLALLAFGSGPVRGFAVVHCLGILTSMFSAVFFNRGLVNLWYGRKKKLQSLAIGQVWKPDADVPATK, encoded by the coding sequence ATGAATCGCTATCCGCTTTGGAAATACATCGTGATCCTGGTGGCTCTCGCCATCGGCATCACCTACACCCTGCCGAATTTCTTCGGCGAGGCCCCCGCTGTCCAGGTATCGTCGGCCAAGGCCACGGTCAAGGTCGACCTGTCCATGCAGAAGCATGTGGAGGAAATCCTGGCGCAGAACCAGCTGCAGCCGGACGGCATCTTCTTCGACGTGGCCGGGCAATCCGGCTCGGTCAAGGCGCGCTTCCGCACCACGGACGAGCAGCTCAAGGCCAAGGACGTGCTGTCCCGCTCGCTCAACCCCGACGCCAACGACCCCACGTACGTGGTGGCGCTGAACCTGCTGTCGGGCTCGCCGCGCTGGCTGACCGCGCTGCACGCGCTGCCGATGTACCTGGGCCTGGACCTGCGCGGTGGCGTGCACTTCCTGCTGCAGGTGGACATGAAGGGCGCCGTCGACAAGAAGCTCGACAGCCTTTCCGGCGACGCGCGCACGCTGCTGCGCGACAAGAACGTGCGCCATGGCGGCATCGAACGTGACGGCGACCGCCTGACCGTGCGCTTCAGCAACGCCGACGACGCCAACCGCGCGCGCGGCATCCTGGCCGACAACCTGCGCGAACTGGCCTTCTCGATCGACGGCACCAACGTCGTGGGCGTATTCACCGACGCCGCCCGAAAGACGGTGCAGGACGCCGCGGTCAAGCAGAACATCACCACGCTGCACAACCGCGTGAACGAGCTCGGCGTGGCCGAACCCGTGATCCAGCAGCAGGGCGCCGACCGTATCGTCGTGCAGCTGCCCGGCGTGCAGGACACCGCCAAGGCCAAGGACATCATCGGCCGCACCGCCACGCTGGAAGCCCGCCTGGCCGACCCGGCCATCCGCAATCCGCGTCCGGGCGATCCCGTGCCGTTTGGTGACGAACTGTTCACGCAAGGCAACGGCGCCCCGGTGATGCTGCGCAAGCAGGTGATCTTCACCGGCGACCGCATCGAAAGCGCCTCGGCCGGTTTCGACCAGAACCAGCGTCCGTCCGTGAACATCAAGCTCGACGCCCAGGGCGGCCGCGTGCTGCGCGACGTGTCGCGCGAGAACATCGGCAAGCCGATGGGCATCGTGCTGTTCGAAAAGGGCAAGGGCGAAGTGCTGACCGTGGCCACGATCCAGTCCGAACTCGGTTCCAGCTTCCAGATCACGGGCTCGTACTCGACCGAGGCGGCCAACGACCTGGCCCTGCTGCTGCGCGCGGGCTCGCTGGCCGCCCCGATGGAAATCATCGAGGAACGCACGATCGGCCCGTCGCTGGGTGCCGACAACATCCAGAAGGGCTTTGACTCGGTGGCCTACGGCTTTGCTGCCATCGCCGCGTTCATGGTCCTGTACTACATGCTGTTCGGCGTGTTCTCGGTGCTGGCGCTGGGTATCAACCTGCTGCTGCTGATCGCGGTGCTTTCGATGCTGCAGGCCACGCTGACGCTGCCCGGCATTGCCGCGATCGCACTGGTGCTCGGCATGGCCATTGACGCGAACGTGCTGATCAACGAGCGGATCCGCGAGGAACTGCGCGCCGGCGCATCGCCGCAGATGGCCATCGCCATCGGCTTCGACCGCGCCTGGGCCACCATCCTGGACTCGAACGTGACCACGCTGATCGCCGGCCTGGCGCTGCTGGCCTTCGGCTCGGGCCCGGTGCGCGGCTTCGCCGTGGTGCACTGCCTGGGTATTCTGACCTCGATGTTCTCGGCGGTCTTCTTCAACCGCGGGCTGGTCAACCTCTGGTACGGCCGCAAGAAGAAGCTCCAGAGCCTGGCCATCGGCCAGGTGTGGAAGCCGGACGCCGACGTCCCGGCCACCAAGTAA
- the secF gene encoding protein translocase subunit SecF — translation MEFFRIKRDIPFMKHALIFNVVSFLTFAAAVFFLWHKGLHLSIEFTGGTVMEVNYQQTADLEKIRGQVGKLGYTDVQVQNFGTSRDVMIRLPLQKGPDGKPVTSAQQSEQVMGALTAATPDVKLQRVEFVGPQVGKELATDGLLALLCVVVGIVIYLSFRFEWKFAVAGIIANLHDVVIILGFFAFFQWEFSLSVLAAILAVLGYSVNESVVIFDRIREAFRKYRKMSTHEVIDHAITSTMSRTIITHGSTEMMVLSMFFFGGPTLHYFALALTVGILFGIYSSVFVAAALAMWLGVKREDLVKGEKKGGDATDRNDPNFGAQA, via the coding sequence ATGGAATTCTTCCGCATCAAGCGCGACATTCCGTTCATGAAGCACGCGTTGATCTTCAACGTGGTGTCTTTCCTGACGTTTGCCGCCGCTGTTTTCTTCCTCTGGCACAAGGGCCTGCACCTGTCGATCGAATTCACGGGCGGCACGGTGATGGAGGTCAACTACCAGCAGACCGCCGACCTGGAGAAGATCCGAGGCCAGGTGGGCAAGCTCGGCTACACCGACGTGCAGGTGCAGAACTTCGGCACCTCGCGCGACGTGATGATCCGCCTGCCGCTGCAAAAGGGTCCGGACGGCAAGCCGGTGACATCGGCCCAGCAGAGCGAACAGGTCATGGGCGCCCTGACGGCGGCCACGCCTGACGTGAAGCTGCAGCGCGTGGAGTTCGTGGGCCCGCAGGTGGGCAAGGAACTGGCCACCGACGGCCTGCTGGCGCTGCTGTGCGTGGTGGTCGGCATCGTGATCTACCTGTCGTTCCGCTTCGAGTGGAAGTTCGCGGTGGCGGGCATCATCGCCAACCTGCACGACGTGGTGATCATCCTGGGCTTCTTCGCCTTCTTCCAGTGGGAATTCTCGCTGTCCGTGCTGGCGGCCATCCTTGCGGTGCTGGGCTATTCCGTGAACGAGTCGGTGGTGATTTTCGACCGGATCCGCGAGGCGTTCCGCAAGTACCGCAAGATGAGCACGCACGAGGTGATCGACCACGCGATCACCAGCACGATGTCGCGGACCATCATCACCCACGGCTCGACCGAAATGATGGTGCTGTCGATGTTCTTCTTCGGCGGCCCGACGCTGCACTACTTCGCACTGGCCCTGACGGTGGGTATCCTGTTCGGTATCTATTCGTCGGTGTTCGTGGCGGCAGCCCTGGCCATGTGGCTGGGCGTCAAGCGCGAGGACCTGGTCAAGGGCGAGAAGAAAGGCGGCGACGCCACCGATCGCAACGACCCGAACTTCGGGGCGCAGGCCTGA
- a CDS encoding M23 family peptidase yields the protein MLISPPFLPQDALIPSELVSTDPMMDWVDKYEPGHHGIYPIAFDRRWHCGMHLCPDYQNEPVRAIADGEVVAYRVCQTSIVQPEEGRGSTCDKPKSNAGFVLLRHRTETGQGRAMTFYSLYMHLLDLSSYLGIGTAISNPQAVGSSAGLPSWLCFPTDGVVTPDDLNVHRKDILGYPGECDGLLHLHFEIFMTEADFETWFERTGNDRRASPHPVTPASNEYWGHSYLVIPAGQRFFRVPPGINRSDTPYFPPLNDGAVDDSSNLYVEIYFHKGQRYTRSWLEKDGAITALTPDPVRDVYDDYEYKLHDRAVALYPACPSDGYELLRFGRVLSDRPTLPARDRKAWVAVTFEAERRGYIDLAQESIQKLSDADFPAFHWQKIVEANSPFDDDGLCDYEALKMLLQVEDKWRLPATGRDEKGCKREDVVVAYIRNNDSVRARLRGMICHAPSEWDASNNEARYKRLKEPGEFLVSAWISIRTATRTSSRLFGSFSSWDRRRWARKRNSGISIQWLS from the coding sequence ATGCTGATCAGCCCACCATTCTTGCCGCAGGACGCGCTTATACCTTCCGAGTTGGTCTCAACGGACCCGATGATGGATTGGGTCGACAAGTATGAGCCTGGGCACCACGGCATCTATCCCATCGCGTTCGACCGCCGATGGCATTGCGGCATGCACCTTTGTCCCGACTATCAGAATGAACCGGTACGAGCCATTGCCGACGGTGAAGTTGTAGCATATCGGGTGTGCCAGACATCGATCGTCCAGCCTGAGGAAGGGCGTGGCAGCACGTGCGATAAGCCCAAATCCAACGCCGGCTTCGTGCTCTTGCGGCATCGGACCGAGACGGGCCAAGGGCGTGCCATGACGTTCTACTCGCTATACATGCACTTGCTGGACCTGTCATCGTATTTGGGGATCGGGACTGCCATCAGCAATCCTCAAGCGGTCGGGTCATCGGCCGGGTTGCCGAGCTGGCTTTGTTTCCCGACTGACGGCGTGGTAACGCCCGACGATTTGAACGTGCATCGCAAGGACATTCTTGGATATCCGGGAGAATGTGACGGTCTCCTGCATCTGCATTTCGAAATCTTCATGACCGAAGCAGATTTCGAAACTTGGTTCGAGCGGACGGGCAACGACCGACGCGCATCGCCACATCCCGTAACGCCGGCTTCCAACGAATACTGGGGGCACAGTTATCTCGTCATACCGGCCGGACAACGCTTTTTCCGCGTTCCGCCAGGAATTAACCGATCCGACACGCCATACTTCCCCCCGCTTAACGACGGCGCCGTGGACGACTCCAGCAACCTGTATGTGGAGATCTATTTCCACAAAGGCCAGCGCTACACCCGTTCGTGGCTGGAGAAAGACGGCGCAATCACCGCACTGACGCCCGATCCCGTACGCGACGTCTACGACGATTACGAATACAAACTCCACGACCGCGCCGTCGCACTTTATCCGGCGTGCCCGAGCGACGGCTATGAGTTGTTGCGATTCGGCCGGGTCCTCAGTGATCGTCCGACCTTGCCGGCCCGCGACCGCAAGGCGTGGGTAGCGGTGACCTTCGAGGCGGAACGGCGGGGCTACATCGACCTTGCCCAGGAATCCATCCAGAAGTTGTCGGACGCGGATTTTCCAGCGTTCCATTGGCAAAAGATCGTGGAGGCGAACTCACCATTCGACGACGACGGCCTCTGTGACTACGAAGCATTGAAGATGCTGTTGCAAGTCGAGGACAAGTGGCGGTTGCCTGCAACGGGCCGGGATGAGAAGGGCTGCAAGAGAGAAGACGTCGTCGTCGCGTATATCCGAAACAACGATTCCGTACGCGCCAGGCTTCGCGGCATGATTTGCCACGCGCCGAGCGAATGGGACGCCAGCAACAATGAAGCACGTTACAAGCGGCTAAAGGAACCAGGCGAGTTTTTGGTAAGCGCATGGATATCGATCCGGACGGCTACAAGAACTTCCTCGCGTCTATTCGGAAGCTTCAGTTCATGGGACAGACGCCGCTGGGCGAGGAAAAGAAATTCTGGTATTTCCATCCAATGGCTTTCATAA